One Setaria viridis chromosome 5, Setaria_viridis_v4.0, whole genome shotgun sequence genomic region harbors:
- the LOC117859290 gene encoding probable galacturonosyltransferase 15 isoform X2, with protein sequence MRVYITATAAADDVVMKPKAPQPQQQAARRGCRSAIVTGLLAGVLLFRAALLAVEAGASLCPSATGCLDWRAGLVRWLYGGGGGGGDAMEEFMKEWRRSHREATLLDPVVVEAAPDSLDALMAEMGAMLASYDARLDMEAVAIKMMAMLLKMDRKVKSSRVRALFNRHLASLGVPKSVHCLTLRLAEEFAVNSAARSPVPPPEHAPRLTDASYLHVALVTDNVLAAAVAVASAVRSAADPGRLVFHIVTDKKSYVPLHSWFALHPVSPAVVEVRGLHQFDWRDAGVIASVMRTVEEVQRSSLDYHQCDGSAEREHRRLEASKPSTFSLLNYLKIHLPEFFPELGRVMLLDDDVVVRKDLTGLWEQDLDGNVIGAVGAHEGGGICIDKTFGDHLNFSDPAVSGVHSSQCAWSWGINIVDLDAWRRTNVTETYQFWLQKNRESGFRLWQMASLPPALIAFDGRVQAIEPLWHLPGLGWRVPDPKLVEFAAVLHFSGPRKPWLEVAFPELRQRWLGHLNASDSFLQGCGVLEWQELGTAEHRVGREKN encoded by the exons ATGAGGGTATACATCACGGCGACCGCGGCCGCGGACGACGTCGTGATGAAGCCCAAGGCGCCGCAGCCACAGCAgcaagcggcgcggcgcgggtgccGCTCCGCCATCGTGACGGGGCTCCTCGCCGGGGTGCTCCTCTtccgcgccgcgctcctcgccgtcgaggCCGGCGCCTCCCTCTGCCCTTCCGCGACCG GGTGCCTCGACTGGCGGGCGGGGCTGGTGCGCTGgctctacggcggcggcggcggcggcggcgacgcgatGGAG GAATTTATGAAGGAATGGAGGAGGAGTCACAGGGAAGCCACCCTGCTGGATCCCGTGGTGGTGGAAGCGGCGCCGGATTCCCTGGACGCGCTCATGGCGGAGATGGGCGCCATGCTGGCGTCCTACGACGCCCGGCTCGACATGGAGGCCGTGGCGATCAAGATGATGGCCATG TTGTTGAAGATGGATCGGAAGGTAAAGTCATCGAGGGTCCGGGCGCTGTTCAACCGGCACCTGGCCTCGCTGGGCGTCCCCAAGAGCGTGCACTGCCTCACGCTGCGCCTGGCCGAGGAGTTCGCGGTGAACTCCGCGGCGCGCtccccggtgccgccgccggagcacgcGCCCCGCCTCACCGACGCCTCGTACCTCCACGTCGCGCTCGTCACCGACAACGTGCtcgcggccgccgtggcggTGGCCTCCGCCGTGCGGAGCGCCGCCGACCCTGGCAGGCTGGTGTTCCACATCGTCACGGACAAGAAGAGCTACGTGCCCTTGCACTCGTGGTTCGCGCTGCACCCGGTGTCGCCCGCCGTCGTCGAGGTCAGGGGCCTGCACCAGTTCGACTGGCGCGACGCCGGCGTCATCGCCTCCGTCATGAGGACGGTCGAGGAGGTGCAGAGGAGCTCGCTGGACTATCACCAGTGTGATGGATCAGCGGAGAGGGAGCACAGACGGCTCGAAGCGTCCAAGCCGAGCACGTTCTCGCTCCTGAACTATCTCAAGATCCATCTCCCAGAG TTCTTCCCTGAGCTTGGGCGGGTGATGctcctcgacgacgacgtcgtggtgCGCAAGGACTTGACCGGGCTGTGGGAGCAGGACCTCGACGGGAACGTCATCGGCGCGGTCGGCGCTCACGAAGGAGGCGGCATCTGCATCGACAAGACCTTCGGCGACCACCTGAATTTCTCGGATCCTGCCGTGTCGGGCGTCCACAGCTCGCAATGCGCGTGGTCGTGGGGCATCAACATCGTCGACCTCGACGCGTGGCGACGAACAAACGTCACCGAGACGTACCAGTTCTGGCTACAAAAG AACCGGGAGTCGGGCTTCAGGCTGTGGCAGATGGCCTCGCTGCCGCCGGCTCTAATCGCGTTCGACGGGCGCGTGCAGGCGATCGAGCCGCTGTGGCATCTGCCGGGCCTCGGCTGGCGCGTGCCGGACCCCAAGCTGGTGGAGTTCGCCGCCGTTCTGCACTTCAGCGGGCCGCGGAAACCGTGGCTGGAGGTCGCGTTCCCGGAGCTGCGGCAGCGGTGGCTCGGCCACCTGAACGCGTCAGACAGTTTCTTACAGGGATGTGGTGTGCTGGAATGGCAGGAATTGGGAACAGCAGAACATCGAGTTGGGAGGGAAAAGAACTAA
- the LOC117859290 gene encoding probable galacturonosyltransferase 15 isoform X1 encodes MRVYITATAAADDVVMKPKAPQPQQQAARRGCRSAIVTGLLAGVLLFRAALLAVEAGASLCPSATAGCLDWRAGLVRWLYGGGGGGGDAMEEFMKEWRRSHREATLLDPVVVEAAPDSLDALMAEMGAMLASYDARLDMEAVAIKMMAMLLKMDRKVKSSRVRALFNRHLASLGVPKSVHCLTLRLAEEFAVNSAARSPVPPPEHAPRLTDASYLHVALVTDNVLAAAVAVASAVRSAADPGRLVFHIVTDKKSYVPLHSWFALHPVSPAVVEVRGLHQFDWRDAGVIASVMRTVEEVQRSSLDYHQCDGSAEREHRRLEASKPSTFSLLNYLKIHLPEFFPELGRVMLLDDDVVVRKDLTGLWEQDLDGNVIGAVGAHEGGGICIDKTFGDHLNFSDPAVSGVHSSQCAWSWGINIVDLDAWRRTNVTETYQFWLQKNRESGFRLWQMASLPPALIAFDGRVQAIEPLWHLPGLGWRVPDPKLVEFAAVLHFSGPRKPWLEVAFPELRQRWLGHLNASDSFLQGCGVLEWQELGTAEHRVGREKN; translated from the exons ATGAGGGTATACATCACGGCGACCGCGGCCGCGGACGACGTCGTGATGAAGCCCAAGGCGCCGCAGCCACAGCAgcaagcggcgcggcgcgggtgccGCTCCGCCATCGTGACGGGGCTCCTCGCCGGGGTGCTCCTCTtccgcgccgcgctcctcgccgtcgaggCCGGCGCCTCCCTCTGCCCTTCCGCGACCG CAGGGTGCCTCGACTGGCGGGCGGGGCTGGTGCGCTGgctctacggcggcggcggcggcggcggcgacgcgatGGAG GAATTTATGAAGGAATGGAGGAGGAGTCACAGGGAAGCCACCCTGCTGGATCCCGTGGTGGTGGAAGCGGCGCCGGATTCCCTGGACGCGCTCATGGCGGAGATGGGCGCCATGCTGGCGTCCTACGACGCCCGGCTCGACATGGAGGCCGTGGCGATCAAGATGATGGCCATG TTGTTGAAGATGGATCGGAAGGTAAAGTCATCGAGGGTCCGGGCGCTGTTCAACCGGCACCTGGCCTCGCTGGGCGTCCCCAAGAGCGTGCACTGCCTCACGCTGCGCCTGGCCGAGGAGTTCGCGGTGAACTCCGCGGCGCGCtccccggtgccgccgccggagcacgcGCCCCGCCTCACCGACGCCTCGTACCTCCACGTCGCGCTCGTCACCGACAACGTGCtcgcggccgccgtggcggTGGCCTCCGCCGTGCGGAGCGCCGCCGACCCTGGCAGGCTGGTGTTCCACATCGTCACGGACAAGAAGAGCTACGTGCCCTTGCACTCGTGGTTCGCGCTGCACCCGGTGTCGCCCGCCGTCGTCGAGGTCAGGGGCCTGCACCAGTTCGACTGGCGCGACGCCGGCGTCATCGCCTCCGTCATGAGGACGGTCGAGGAGGTGCAGAGGAGCTCGCTGGACTATCACCAGTGTGATGGATCAGCGGAGAGGGAGCACAGACGGCTCGAAGCGTCCAAGCCGAGCACGTTCTCGCTCCTGAACTATCTCAAGATCCATCTCCCAGAG TTCTTCCCTGAGCTTGGGCGGGTGATGctcctcgacgacgacgtcgtggtgCGCAAGGACTTGACCGGGCTGTGGGAGCAGGACCTCGACGGGAACGTCATCGGCGCGGTCGGCGCTCACGAAGGAGGCGGCATCTGCATCGACAAGACCTTCGGCGACCACCTGAATTTCTCGGATCCTGCCGTGTCGGGCGTCCACAGCTCGCAATGCGCGTGGTCGTGGGGCATCAACATCGTCGACCTCGACGCGTGGCGACGAACAAACGTCACCGAGACGTACCAGTTCTGGCTACAAAAG AACCGGGAGTCGGGCTTCAGGCTGTGGCAGATGGCCTCGCTGCCGCCGGCTCTAATCGCGTTCGACGGGCGCGTGCAGGCGATCGAGCCGCTGTGGCATCTGCCGGGCCTCGGCTGGCGCGTGCCGGACCCCAAGCTGGTGGAGTTCGCCGCCGTTCTGCACTTCAGCGGGCCGCGGAAACCGTGGCTGGAGGTCGCGTTCCCGGAGCTGCGGCAGCGGTGGCTCGGCCACCTGAACGCGTCAGACAGTTTCTTACAGGGATGTGGTGTGCTGGAATGGCAGGAATTGGGAACAGCAGAACATCGAGTTGGGAGGGAAAAGAACTAA
- the LOC117859290 gene encoding probable galacturonosyltransferase 15 isoform X3 — MKEWRRSHREATLLDPVVVEAAPDSLDALMAEMGAMLASYDARLDMEAVAIKMMAMLLKMDRKVKSSRVRALFNRHLASLGVPKSVHCLTLRLAEEFAVNSAARSPVPPPEHAPRLTDASYLHVALVTDNVLAAAVAVASAVRSAADPGRLVFHIVTDKKSYVPLHSWFALHPVSPAVVEVRGLHQFDWRDAGVIASVMRTVEEVQRSSLDYHQCDGSAEREHRRLEASKPSTFSLLNYLKIHLPEFFPELGRVMLLDDDVVVRKDLTGLWEQDLDGNVIGAVGAHEGGGICIDKTFGDHLNFSDPAVSGVHSSQCAWSWGINIVDLDAWRRTNVTETYQFWLQKNRESGFRLWQMASLPPALIAFDGRVQAIEPLWHLPGLGWRVPDPKLVEFAAVLHFSGPRKPWLEVAFPELRQRWLGHLNASDSFLQGCGVLEWQELGTAEHRVGREKN; from the exons ATGAAGGAATGGAGGAGGAGTCACAGGGAAGCCACCCTGCTGGATCCCGTGGTGGTGGAAGCGGCGCCGGATTCCCTGGACGCGCTCATGGCGGAGATGGGCGCCATGCTGGCGTCCTACGACGCCCGGCTCGACATGGAGGCCGTGGCGATCAAGATGATGGCCATG TTGTTGAAGATGGATCGGAAGGTAAAGTCATCGAGGGTCCGGGCGCTGTTCAACCGGCACCTGGCCTCGCTGGGCGTCCCCAAGAGCGTGCACTGCCTCACGCTGCGCCTGGCCGAGGAGTTCGCGGTGAACTCCGCGGCGCGCtccccggtgccgccgccggagcacgcGCCCCGCCTCACCGACGCCTCGTACCTCCACGTCGCGCTCGTCACCGACAACGTGCtcgcggccgccgtggcggTGGCCTCCGCCGTGCGGAGCGCCGCCGACCCTGGCAGGCTGGTGTTCCACATCGTCACGGACAAGAAGAGCTACGTGCCCTTGCACTCGTGGTTCGCGCTGCACCCGGTGTCGCCCGCCGTCGTCGAGGTCAGGGGCCTGCACCAGTTCGACTGGCGCGACGCCGGCGTCATCGCCTCCGTCATGAGGACGGTCGAGGAGGTGCAGAGGAGCTCGCTGGACTATCACCAGTGTGATGGATCAGCGGAGAGGGAGCACAGACGGCTCGAAGCGTCCAAGCCGAGCACGTTCTCGCTCCTGAACTATCTCAAGATCCATCTCCCAGAG TTCTTCCCTGAGCTTGGGCGGGTGATGctcctcgacgacgacgtcgtggtgCGCAAGGACTTGACCGGGCTGTGGGAGCAGGACCTCGACGGGAACGTCATCGGCGCGGTCGGCGCTCACGAAGGAGGCGGCATCTGCATCGACAAGACCTTCGGCGACCACCTGAATTTCTCGGATCCTGCCGTGTCGGGCGTCCACAGCTCGCAATGCGCGTGGTCGTGGGGCATCAACATCGTCGACCTCGACGCGTGGCGACGAACAAACGTCACCGAGACGTACCAGTTCTGGCTACAAAAG AACCGGGAGTCGGGCTTCAGGCTGTGGCAGATGGCCTCGCTGCCGCCGGCTCTAATCGCGTTCGACGGGCGCGTGCAGGCGATCGAGCCGCTGTGGCATCTGCCGGGCCTCGGCTGGCGCGTGCCGGACCCCAAGCTGGTGGAGTTCGCCGCCGTTCTGCACTTCAGCGGGCCGCGGAAACCGTGGCTGGAGGTCGCGTTCCCGGAGCTGCGGCAGCGGTGGCTCGGCCACCTGAACGCGTCAGACAGTTTCTTACAGGGATGTGGTGTGCTGGAATGGCAGGAATTGGGAACAGCAGAACATCGAGTTGGGAGGGAAAAGAACTAA